Genomic segment of Actinomycetota bacterium:
CCTGACCTCCTGAACGCTCGGGGAGCCCCGGACGCCGACCGGCGTTTCCGTACGGGCCTTGGACTGAACATCGACAACAACGTTAAACAACCTCTATCTCTTGTTGCAGGTGAAGAAGGTTACCCCAGGCTGCCCGCAGAGTCAATGTCCCCCTTAGGAAGAAGCCGCTGGGGAGGGGCTACCGGCGTCTGGCGCCCGGCGTTGGTGTGGAAGCCACGGGAGGGGCACCACCGGAGCCCCCGGTGTCCCCAGGGGCGGCAGGGTCGGTGCCCGCCCGAGCCCGCGCAACCGGCGTACGGGGGGCCCGGACGTCCACGTACTCCAGCTCGGTCCCCTTGGCGGCCGCATCCCGGAGGACCGCAAGTGCGGCGCGGGCCTTGTCATGCAGTTGCTCGGGCCGGCCCATGCGGATCTTTGTCCTGCCTGCGGCGAGCGTCACTTCGGGAGCCACGTCGATGACGGAGACCATCGCACGCAACTCGCCGGGGAAGCCGCTGTAGGCGCGCAATACCGTGCGTCCGGCCCCCGTCAGGCGTTCGCCCTCGCGGGGCTGGCCCTGCCACCCGGACAGCGTGGGGAGGCGCATCGACTCCTGCGCGGGGACGAACACTCCTTCGGAGTCTGCAGCCAGATCGCGCCTGGCCTGCAGACGCACCAGGGGAACCCGCTCCGTCACGCGGATCTCCAGTGTCGCCGGCAGCACCCGCCGCACGTGCGCCGTCCTCACCTGGGGCAGGGACCGCACGGAGCGGGCGGCCGAGTCAAGGCGCGTGAGCACCATCCGGTTGCCGGGCCGCAAACCAGACGCCTCGATCACGGTCTGGGCCGGGACCGTCTGGACGCCGGCCACCCTCACGTGAAGAGCCGTCCAGAACCAGGCCCCCGCGGCGGCGGCCGTCAGCAACGACAGCGCCACCAGAGACGTCCTCAGGCGGGGCCTCCAACGTCGGCGGCGAAGCGGCACCACCACGGGTCCGGCCGGACGACGGGTACGCGTCCTCATGGGAGCCTCCGCACGCGCAGATCGACCCTCAACCTAAAGTTCATGCCGCTCCACCTGCGGAAAGTCGCCCAGAAACCGAACCTCAGGTTCAAGTTGAACCCCCATCCGCTCTACCACCAGGTCGCGGACGAGCCAGATGAGCCTCCAGACGTCGGAGGCCGTGGAGCCCTGTTCGACCACGATGAAGTTGGCGTGGACGTCACTGACCACGGCTCCCCCGCATCTCAGTCCCTTGCCCCCCGCCCCGTCCACCAACCGCCCGGCGGAATCGCCGTCCGGGTTCTT
This window contains:
- a CDS encoding FtsQ-type POTRA domain-containing protein encodes the protein MRTRTRRPAGPVVVPLRRRRWRPRLRTSLVALSLLTAAAAGAWFWTALHVRVAGVQTVPAQTVIEASGLRPGNRMVLTRLDSAARSVRSLPQVRTAHVRRVLPATLEIRVTERVPLVRLQARRDLAADSEGVFVPAQESMRLPTLSGWQGQPREGERLTGAGRTVLRAYSGFPGELRAMVSVIDVAPEVTLAAGRTKIRMGRPEQLHDKARAALAVLRDAAAKGTELEYVDVRAPRTPVARARAGTDPAAPGDTGGSGGAPPVASTPTPGARRR